Within the Eucalyptus grandis isolate ANBG69807.140 chromosome 1, ASM1654582v1, whole genome shotgun sequence genome, the region aagaaCTTGCTTTATACGTGCTACAGAACTGACTTACAGCATGTTATCAACAAAACCTATATGTTCAAGACATTCACTGCCCCAAACGTAGAAACTAAGGCAACATATTCACATGTTTCTTAAAACTTGCAAACAAACTATACGAAGCTCTTGAGAGTGAAAGTTAACAGAGAAGTCAGAAAGAAAGgaagcaaaattagaaagagTAGATCAAGCTAAAAGGAAGATTGTTCCAGACTCGGTTTATTGTAGAGCTAAGAATAACATAATCCCAGAAATACCGAGATTTTCCTCAAGATTTAATTCTCACAAACTGAGATATTTAGACAAGTCAAAAGGTCATGCATAAGCGTACAACCTACCATTACTGGGGCTAAAACATTAAGGTTTCTTCGGTCAGATTAAGATAGCAAGTGGCATGGAGCATTACAATAAGACAACAAATTACAAACTAAGCCAAATTCCATtaaatggttttgctttataaATTCTTTTTGCCAGCTTTTAAGCATGGAGCCTTACTTGATCATTCATATAAGACATAGAAGCATCACAAAGAGACAAGATAGCGCTGCCATTATACAACAGAATCTCTCCCAAAGAAATTAACTTAAGTTTAGGTGAAGCTTTTTTTGAATGGTTCTCTCAATTTTTCACCTGTTCTTGAGGATTTCCAAAAATCTATCGCTGCCATTATACATATAAGACATAGAAGCATCACAAAGAGACAAGATAGCGCTGCCATTATACAACAGAATCTCTCCCAAAGAAATTAACTTAAGTTTAGGTGAAGCTTTTTGAGAATGGTTCTCTCAATTTTTCACCTGTTCTTGAGGATTTCCAAAAATCTATCGCTGCCATTATACATATAAGACATAGAAGCATCACAAAGAGACAAGATAGCGCCATTATACGAAAGAATCTCTCCCAAAGAAATTAACTTAAGTTTAGGTGAAGCTTTTCGAGAATGGTTCTCTCAATTTTTCACCTGTTCTTGAGGATTTCCAAAAATCTATCATTCAATTACAGTATGACAGAAATGACTGACCTAAATATATTATGAAATCAAGAAGACAGTATAATTATTGCAAATGATGGTCTCCAAATATTTCTACAATGGCCAACAAGACAAAGCTGAGAACCTAATTCATGTCCTTGTAAAATTGTAGCAACCTCATCTGTCATATGGAATAAAAGGTAAAAGCGACACATTATGGAATAGGGTCAGGGAACTCACAGCAGAGCCAACCGTTTTACTCCAAGATCCTCCCAAGTAGGCCAAGTCACCGCTGCAGACCAATTGAGTATCATGAAAAGCAGAGCGATTCAGTACTCGGACTACGTTCTGACCTCCGACCATGTTCTTGCCTGCGAGAATTTTCAGTAAAGTGGTCTTGCCTGCAACAAAATTATGTAAAATGAAGGGTGAATTCAAAGACCCAAGAAAGACAACACGACTTTCAGAGAAAATGCGATCAATCTAATCGTAAAGTAAGCCTAGCACTGAAGACGCAAGCAACTTTGTAGAACAAGATCCTTCGATTCGGCATTGAAGAGTGGCCGATCTTCAACCACAGAAACTACCAAATGAAAGTGAGGACCCAACAAACGTGATCCCACAACCCTCAAATGATCATATGGAGGAAGGAAGCTACAATACTTTAACGCTGCAAAACAATCTCTATACAAGCAAAATTGGCATACCCAGATGACAGAATTCCCCCAGATCACAAATGGAATGCAGCAACAACGGTATGCATCAAACTAAAAGCTGCCAAAGAACTAGTGACCGAAAAAGGGATGCTAGAACTAGCGAAAGAAAACGAGAGAAGCGATTGAGGAGATGGACACGACAACGAACGAACCCGACCCATTGGCGCCGAGGAGGAGGCAACGAGATCCAGGAGACACGGAGAGGTTGAAGTCGAGGAACAGCGGGGGCTGCCCTTCGTACGCGAACTGCATCCCGCACACCCTCACGCTGTCTCTCTCcccaccatctccatctccgCCTCCCGCTTCTCCTCGCGGCTTGGCAACGTCGCCGACGCCCACCATTCTCATCCCAATCCGCCTCCTTTCTTCGTTCCTGGCCGAACCCAGAACCGCCCCTGCTCTCTGCAGCTCGCCTCTGCTGAATTCCGTGACCTTGTTGGCGTTCGCGTCCCAATATATACGCGCGACCAGCTGAATTTGCTCTCGTTTAGCCACGTCCACGTCTGGGTTTGGTGGGGGGGCTAGGCGTAAATGCTCATCTACTATGCTCCAGCGTCGTCGTCGCTCCCCCTCGTTTTTCTGTGGAGCTGCAGTAAGAAGAACAAAGGAAACAACAGGACTAATGTGTCATTACCAATATAAAAATGCTTCCTTTACGTACCAATGCGCTCGCTTGAActcattttcattgttttctttttataagagTAAGGTAGGTGGGACAGATATTATGTTCGGTGTGCTCACGATCCGAATCAAACTCGTGACCTCGTGGAAGGTAATTGACCATTTCGCCTAAGCCGACCACCTCCACGGTATCCGTGTTTATCGGGCGGGCTATGGGAACTAGGAGCATGGGGTTCTATGTTCTAATAATTCCCGATCTTTGTGGGATGGCATGGCCAAGAATTGCCATGACCAATGAGTATTAGTCCGGGGCATACACATCATATGTTCATAAACTGTTGTGAATGGGACTAGCACGATGACTGCAAAGAGATTGGACGAACAAATCGGCTAAAGTTAATCCTCATATTTATGTACGGTCAAGATGTCTGAATTTTTCCAAGCTCAATCCCAGCACAATAGGCTTTTCACCCGAACCACCTTGAATGTACCTGGGATAACGAATTATTGCCTCCCATTGGCTCTGGCACGGTGGATCTAGGAACTGATTGACTGTTCTTGCTGAAAATTTTTATATCAGGTGATCTGAAAACTAGCCTTTATGCATAAGGATTCATAGGAGTATGAGCTGAATTCGAGCCAAGCCCACCCATCATCTGTTCTCATAAAACACGGCGTATTTCCTTCGACAAGGTTTAATGATtgtccctcaaaaatccaagtCCAAGGAAACTTTAGGAACAGGGGAAGTATTGGGTGAAGATAGCGTGGGAGACGGGAACATTTCCTGAATGACCCAGAATGGTTGGTGTTTGTGAAGTGAACCCATTTGGACGTAGAGATTTTCGAACGAGAGAACAATAGCGCGACTGCAATAAGGACACACGAACGCTGCCCATTCTTGCTGGTTGCTAGGAATCTTAAGTATGCAAGAGAAGATATTGTTTAGATTCATCCAACGTACAAACTCAGATTCGTAACTCGAGAACTTACAATTTTCTTCCAGACTGCAACTGATTATGTTTAGTGAACCTCCATcgtctcagagagagagagacaatcgTGACGATGGTCACATGAGCTGCAATCAGCAGGCGATCACAGCGATGGTGGTCGCGTACATTAAAATGGCAGCAACGAGCAAGCGGCATGCAGTGGTCCCAAGCAAATGCCCATGGAGGTCACTCGTTTCTCTTTTGCCAAAGCTGCATGAATGAAAGATTGTGGCCctgaatgaagagatgaaacCAGCATGTCCCAATCCAAAACAAGCATAAAGGTCACCACCACTCGGTGATAACTCTCTTAAGCATCTACTGCTGTCTTGAATGTATGCAGTTGCAGTGAGATGAGGCAAGATTTCATGTACTGATCAATAATCTCAGTTATGGCTGAAGAATTCTATGAATTTCCAGCGATGTGCTCACGATTTCACAATAAGTTGCTCTGACAGGCAAAGCGCAATAGCATTTTAATCAGATGTTAGACAAGCATCTGCAATTCAAGAACAACTGCAAAATGCTCCTTTTTTTGCATAGAGAATAGACATAACTTTATATGAGCCCGACAGAGCTCGGTTAATCAATAGATATAGCTTGTGTTATATGAGCCAGACAGAGCTTATAACCGAGCAAAGTTCGGAAACATCGGTGGACCTCAGAGTGGATTGGCAACAACCAAGTTCGAGAAGTGAAACTTCCCTAACAGTCTCATTGCTTGCAATAGGAGACTCAATTAAAAGGCAGAATTCtggaacaaaatcaaataatcaGATGATAAACAGCATCGACACCAAAAAGATCATAATAAGTTGATGAGCTAATGTCAAGCCCCATTGTCAAGAATAACAGAAGCTACATATGCTGTTGGAAAGAGGGACTTAGAAAGGCAAAATCACAATTTAGCCTGAAAAGCATGAAAAATGCATGCTACTCCCAGAACTAATGACAAGCAAATTAGCTAACAGAAAGGTGATATTCCACTTCCAGGGACAGGGACAGGGAAAAATACAAAGATCGGATCGGATCGGATCAGACTCTGGCCCTAGCTGACTTGAAATGCAATGAATGGCACACTGAAACTAGCAGAAAAGTATAATCGAGTCATATTAGAACTTTCGATGATTGGTGTTACACTGACGCACCATGGTCCTAAAACGGATTAATTTGACCTTGCATTAGCTCAGTGGGTAGGCGATAGAACTTGCAATATAAAACGAAGGGGAATGCATGACATACAGAGAAGAGAGGTTCATTGGTGATACACCCATCATGTGGACTTGGTAATATAGAGCCAATCATCCTTTCCAATATTCAAAGTTCCAAAAACTCCTTGTTATCATATCATCAAAGTGGAGAAGCATGATCTGAGTAGTGATTTATGTTAGCATGAGACATGGTATCACATGCACGAGATACTTTTCATTAGAGACTCTCTAGAATGCTCCTTTTTCGGGAGAAGTATATGACCTGCTATTCTAACGTCCTAACTAGAAGTGCTGCCTACCTAAAAAGGGGGAAAGGGAATTGTGAGTACCCATTGCCCATGACCAACACAATCTCAGGACACAAAACACCAAATTGTTGACAATCAAAACACAATAAGATGCAACACAATATAGTAGTCAACTTCATTGAGTCTCATTGAGTACACCATTTATGTAATTCCAACCACttgaacaacaacaacaatttcTGAGAACAAAGGTAAAAGACCACAAGGTTGGAGAGTACTCATTGTCAATCCAACGACAAAGTGACTGGCAAAGTCGAATCATGAGAAGGATGTGATTCTTCTAGTTCCACAAGCCGCCGGTGTAGCAGTGGAGGTGGTGGGGGCGGCAGCGGTCACCCCCCTTGCCAGGTCAAGACAACGTCCTGAAGAGCTGGTCTTATTTCCTCTTTCAGTACCTTCTGATACTCCATTGTGTCCCCACTTGACTTCTTCATCTCCACCCAATGAAAAGCCTGAATAATCTCAAAGATTTCTGCATCGAAACCGAGGACACCCTTTCTTCCAGCCTTCATGCCTTCGAATTTCATCAGTCCGGCATCCTTCTTCGTAACCTTCAGCCTCAGGCGCTTGGCTATATCCTCAAGCTTAGAGATTATAGTAGAAGCAGGTTTATTCACCATGAACCGAACTTCCTTTCTTTGATCCACTCCCACAAACAATCCAGACAAGTCCAATACTGGAGAATATGATATGATATCAAAAGCATTCAAGTTGCTAAGCCTCGAAGGTTCCTGCTTTGACTCTGTAATGGAATTTTCACCCTCATCAGGGCCAAATAATTCATCCGCATCAAGAGGCGGCGGTTCTTTCACTTCTCTTACGATACATATATTTCTGGAGTCTAGACCTTTCCGGAACCAAGAACTCTCCATAATCTTGGTCATTGAAATTCTTGTGTTTGGGTTTGGATCTAAGATCTTCAAAAGGAGTCGACACACATCCCGGGCAAACCACTCTGGAAATTTGACTTCTCCCTTTACAATCTTTAGGAGCATCTGCACGCGATTAGAGTCAAAAAAGGGAAGGCGACCAGCTAATAGAACATACAAGATCACGCCACATGACCAAATATCAGCTTTGGATCCATTATAACCCCTTCGATGGATCACTTCTGGAGCAACATAAGCTTCGGTCCCGCAAGTTGTGTGGAGCAACCCATCTTCATGCTTTGATTCAGCAAGGGCGCTCAACCCAAAATCGGAAACCTTCAAATTCCCATTCTCATCTAAGAGcagattctctggtttcaagTCACGGTGAAAAACACCCCGGCTGTGACAGTAATCAACAGCAGCAATCAGCTGTCGAAAGTATCTCCGTGCGACGTCCTCCTTCAATTTTCCTTTGGCTACCTTGTTGAATAGCTCACCGCCTTTAGCAAATTCCATGACTAAGTAAATCTTGGTCTTGGTGGCCATGACTTCGTAAAGCTCCACCACATGCGGGTGCCTAATTAGTTTCATGACTTGAATCTCTCTCTTAATCTGATCCCGCATTCCAACTTTCAAAACATACTCTTTGTTGATCATCTTGATGGCAACCTCCATACCCGTGCTGATATTCCTCGCCTGATAAACCTTGGCAAACGCCCCTTGCCCAAGTAATCTTCCCAATTCATATCGGTCCATCAGAACACCCCCTCCGTTCTCCATTTCAACCGAGTACTTCACTTACTTTTGTGAAAGCTTTGTACAATATAACCAACCGCCGATATGTAcagaaattaaaaggaaattagaattctataaactatataaaaatattaattaaattagataaatattatttattatatataactAATAACTATTAATATTAGTtagaagggaaaatgtcacaaatggtccctatactattactcaatgtgcaatttggtccatgaactttcgatcggggctcaatttggtccttgaactattaataaatatccgatttggtccttgaactttcgatcggctaATTTGATCCCCgaactatttgataaatgttcgatttggtccctgaactttcgatcggctcaatttggtccctaaactattgataaatatttgATTTAGTCCTTCAttacattcttttctttttttttttttataattattttattatttttaattatttaattatttttattttatt harbors:
- the LOC104431643 gene encoding CBL-interacting protein kinase 2: MENGGGVLMDRYELGRLLGQGAFAKVYQARNISTGMEVAIKMINKEYVLKVGMRDQIKREIQVMKLIRHPHVVELYEVMATKTKIYLVMEFAKGGELFNKVAKGKLKEDVARRYFRQLIAAVDYCHSRGVFHRDLKPENLLLDENGNLKVSDFGLSALAESKHEDGLLHTTCGTEAYVAPEVIHRRGYNGSKADIWSCGVILYVLLAGRLPFFDSNRVQMLLKIVKGEVKFPEWFARDVCRLLLKILDPNPNTRISMTKIMESSWFRKGLDSRNICIVREVKEPPPLDADELFGPDEGENSITESKQEPSRLSNLNAFDIISYSPVLDLSGLFVGVDQRKEVRFMVNKPASTIISKLEDIAKRLRLKVTKKDAGLMKFEGMKAGRKGVLGFDAEIFEIIQAFHWVEMKKSSGDTMEYQKVLKEEIRPALQDVVLTWQGG